A genomic stretch from Clostridia bacterium includes:
- a CDS encoding metallophosphatase family protein, producing the protein MRILLFSDSHGNINNMVKAIRKSKDIDMIIHLGDFVSDALKLKELYSYISFEYVHGNNDWSREIPGDKILELEEKKVLITHGHNYNVKNDYQKIIRKGKAAGTDAVFFGHTHINEEIFYEGMLVLNPGSIGAPGYFQKPTYAVVEISKGKICSRFQSI; encoded by the coding sequence CGGAAATATCAACAATATGGTGAAGGCCATAAGGAAAAGTAAAGATATAGATATGATTATTCACTTGGGTGATTTCGTTTCGGATGCTTTGAAATTAAAAGAACTGTACAGTTACATAAGTTTTGAGTATGTGCATGGAAATAACGACTGGTCCAGGGAAATTCCCGGGGATAAGATATTGGAACTGGAAGAGAAAAAAGTGCTTATCACTCATGGTCATAATTATAATGTAAAAAATGATTATCAGAAGATTATACGCAAAGGAAAAGCTGCAGGTACAGATGCAGTTTTTTTTGGACATACACATATTAATGAAGAGATCTTTTACGAAGGAATGCTTGTGCTTAATCCTGGGAGTATAGGTGCACCGGGATATTTCCAAAAACCTACCTATGCTGTTGTTGAAATTAGCAAGGGGAAAATTTGTTCAAGGTTTCAAAGTATATAG